DNA sequence from the Thalassotalea sp. 273M-4 genome:
CCGTTTTCACCAATATTGGTATCAAGACCTTTAGGTAAATTATCTGCAAACTCAAGAACATGGGCCGCCTTTGCAGCTTCAATGATTTGCTCTTTGCTGGCATCGGGACGCCCATAGGCAATATTATTGGCGAGCGTATCGTTAAACAATACGACCTGTTGAGACACGTAAGCAAATTGTTTTCGTAAATCTTTTAATTTGTAGTCATTAATGTTTTTGCCATCAATTAATACACGACCTGAACTGGCCCGATAGAATCGGAGCAATAACGAACTTATCGTCGACTTACCACTACCAGAGCGGCCAACAAGGGCTAGGGTTTTGCCAGGGCTTAAGTCAAAGGAAACCTTAGTTAAGGCTGGACGTTCGCTATTTTGATAATGAAAATCAACATCTTCAAATGCTAAACTGCCCTTAGCTTTGGTTAATGGTAAGTGACCTGTGTCTTGTTCTATGGGCTGGTCAAGCACTTCAAATGCGCTCGCAGCTGCGGCCATACCTCGTTGAAACTCACTGTTGACTGTGGTCAGTAATTTTAACGGTCTTAACATCATGATCATCGACGTTACGACCGTGGTAAAGATACCTGGGGTTAATTGGCTTGCCATTTCTTCAGAGCTTGCGACATAGAGTACAAAAGCGAGGGCAAATGAAGCAATAATTTGAATCACAGGTACTGAAATGGCTTTGGCGGCAACAAGCTTCATTCGTTGTTGACGGTTTTGGTTATTTATTTTGGCAAAGCGTTCAAATTCACGCTCTTGACCACCAAAAGTTATCACCACTTTATGACCATTAAACGTTTGTTCGGTGGCGCTGGTAACGACGCCCATCATTTTTTGAATGTGCTTACTGACCGCGCGAAAACGTTTTGACACCACCACCACTATGACGGCCACAATAGGAATAATCAGGATAAAAATAAGCGACAGTTGCCAGCTGTTATAAAACATCAAGCCTAATAAACCAATAACAAAAGCCCCTTCACGAATCAGGGTAATAAT
Encoded proteins:
- the msbA gene encoding lipid A export permease/ATP-binding protein MsbA translates to MQQQPQATTWQNFKRLYTYADGLKLSLVASIIGMLGYAGIDTLFFSQLQPLIDEGLTQANPKILQYAPIFVLVAFALRGVFHFVATYCLAWMGNHVVMRLRQELFEHIVAMPVSYHDTESTGNLISKITYDTEQLLKAVSTAIITLIREGAFVIGLLGLMFYNSWQLSLIFILIIPIVAVIVVVVSKRFRAVSKHIQKMMGVVTSATEQTFNGHKVVITFGGQEREFERFAKINNQNRQQRMKLVAAKAISVPVIQIIASFALAFVLYVASSEEMASQLTPGIFTTVVTSMIMMLRPLKLLTTVNSEFQRGMAAAASAFEVLDQPIEQDTGHLPLTKAKGSLAFEDVDFHYQNSERPALTKVSFDLSPGKTLALVGRSGSGKSTISSLLLRFYRASSGRVLIDGKNINDYKLKDLRKQFAYVSQQVVLFNDTLANNIAYGRPDASKEQIIEAAKAAHVLEFADNLPKGLDTNIGENGASLSGGQRQRVAIARALLCDAPFLILDEATSALDTESERHIQDALQVLQQNRTCIVIAHRLSTIENADAIIVMDQGKLIEQGNHQQLLEKNGAYAQLHAFQFGE